A window of Phyllobacterium sp. T1293 contains these coding sequences:
- a CDS encoding antitoxin, which yields MQERQVKLFRNGRNQAVRIPVEFEMPGDTAIMHREGNRLIIEPVKQRSLIEFLANLEPLADEFPDVDEGLLPLREIDL from the coding sequence ATGCAGGAACGACAGGTAAAATTATTTCGCAATGGCAGGAATCAGGCGGTGAGAATCCCGGTGGAATTTGAAATGCCGGGCGATACCGCAATCATGCACCGTGAGGGCAACCGGCTGATTATCGAGCCTGTGAAACAACGGTCCTTGATTGAATTTCTGGCAAATCTCGAACCACTCGCTGACGAGTTTCCTGATGTCGACGAAGGGCTGCTCCCACTGCGTGAGATCGACCTATGA
- a CDS encoding type II toxin-antitoxin system VapC family toxin, giving the protein MLDTNMISGLIRHQNSHLTEKVRQHSKTVCTSIIVAAELRYGVDKKGSVHLRARIEELLSIIDVLPFEGPADMHYARIRNELEAAGKTIGPNDLLIAAHACATGTVLVTDNMKEFNRVPGLQIENWL; this is encoded by the coding sequence ATGCTCGACACCAATATGATTTCAGGTTTGATACGCCACCAAAACAGCCATTTAACGGAGAAGGTCAGGCAGCATAGCAAAACGGTCTGCACGAGCATTATCGTGGCAGCAGAACTTCGCTATGGGGTAGACAAGAAGGGCTCCGTACATTTGCGCGCGCGCATTGAAGAATTGCTGTCGATTATCGACGTTTTGCCGTTTGAAGGCCCTGCGGACATGCATTATGCCCGCATCCGCAATGAGCTTGAGGCGGCAGGAAAGACGATCGGCCCCAATGATCTTCTGATTGCAGCTCACGCCTGCGCGACCGGCACGGTACTGGTGACCGACAATATGAAAGAGTTCAACCGCGTCCCCGGTCTCCAAATCGAAAACTGGCTATAG
- the cysQ gene encoding 3'(2'),5'-bisphosphate nucleotidase CysQ yields MTYADLPVINHTTLLAILETTAISAGQEILRIYAEGCDFELKDDKSPVTEADHAAEAIIQAALIKATPDIPMVAEEEISGGHVPGDLGARFYLVDPLDGTREFVSRNGDFTVNIALIEKGAPVLGVVYAPVRGVLFTGGDTGAQEVTVGEGGSITARRAISCRQVPDTLIAVASRSHRTPETDAYLEKFSVTDCVSVGSSLKFGLLARGEADIYPRFGRTMEWDTAAGDAVLRAAGGITLTLDGNALTYGRRNQADDADFANPNFVAWGKL; encoded by the coding sequence ATGACATACGCCGACCTCCCAGTCATCAATCACACCACTCTCCTTGCCATCCTCGAAACCACCGCCATATCAGCCGGGCAGGAAATCCTGCGCATCTACGCCGAGGGTTGCGACTTCGAACTGAAGGACGACAAATCACCGGTGACGGAGGCTGATCATGCCGCCGAAGCGATCATTCAGGCGGCGCTCATTAAAGCAACGCCCGATATTCCTATGGTTGCGGAAGAGGAAATCTCCGGCGGCCATGTGCCCGGTGATCTTGGTGCGCGTTTTTATCTGGTCGATCCGCTTGATGGCACGCGTGAATTCGTCAGCCGCAACGGCGATTTCACCGTGAATATCGCGTTGATTGAAAAAGGCGCCCCGGTTCTGGGTGTTGTCTATGCGCCTGTTCGCGGCGTTCTGTTCACGGGTGGAGACACCGGTGCGCAGGAGGTAACGGTCGGCGAGGGCGGTAGTATTACTGCACGCAGGGCAATTTCCTGCCGCCAAGTGCCCGACACGCTGATTGCCGTCGCCAGCCGCTCGCATCGCACGCCGGAAACCGATGCCTATCTTGAAAAGTTCAGCGTGACAGACTGTGTTTCCGTCGGCTCATCGCTGAAATTCGGGCTGTTGGCGCGGGGCGAGGCGGATATCTATCCGCGTTTTGGCCGGACGATGGAATGGGACACGGCAGCCGGTGATGCAGTTTTGCGCGCGGCGGGCGGTATCACACTGACGCTTGACGGCAATGCACTAACCTATGGCCGCCGCAATCAGGCCGATGATGCCGATTTCGCCAATCCAAATTTTGTCGCTTGGGGAAAGCTATAG
- the cysN gene encoding sulfate adenylyltransferase subunit CysN, translating to MNTIAPIKASAAEEIRAYMAEQEKKSLLRFLTCGSVDDGKSTLIGRLLYDTKLIFEDQLAALQNDSRKHGTNGEDIDFALLVDGLEAEREQGITIDVAYRFFSTPKRKFIVADTPGHEQYTRNMATGASTADLAIVLVDARQGILRQTRRHSFIASLLGIRNIVLAINKIDLVDYSEEIFDRIVADYQEFADKLGFQSIQPIPLSARFGDNVISASANIPWYKGPALLEHLENVPLADADEERPFRFPVQYVNRPNLDFRGFSGTIASGVVAPGDEVVVAKSGKSSRVKRVVTQDGDLDRAVEGQAVTLVLEDEVEVSRGNMLVAPGARPEVADQFAAHLVWFSEHALIPGRSYILRTETDQATATITDLKYRIDINSFAQEAAKSLDLNEVGVVNISAQEPIAFDPYKSNRSTGSFILIDRLTNATVGAGMIDFGLRRASNVHWQALDVSKASRADQKNQKPAVIWFTGLSGSGKSTVANLVEKRLSSLGKHTYILDGDNVRHGLNRDLGFTEEDRVENIRRVGEVAKLMVDAGLIVLVSFISPFRSERRMVRELLGDGEFLEVFVDTPFEECARRDPKGLYAKALRGEIKNFTGVDSPYEPPENPELHLHTVGRTTEALASEVEKLLTDHGIIFNYDQSSWSI from the coding sequence ATGAACACTATTGCCCCGATCAAGGCTTCCGCTGCCGAGGAAATCCGCGCCTATATGGCCGAGCAGGAAAAGAAATCGCTGCTGCGCTTTCTCACCTGCGGTTCAGTTGATGATGGCAAGTCGACATTGATCGGCCGTCTGCTTTATGACACCAAGCTGATCTTCGAGGATCAGCTTGCCGCGCTGCAGAATGATAGCCGCAAGCACGGCACCAATGGCGAGGATATCGATTTCGCGCTGCTGGTCGATGGGCTTGAGGCCGAGCGCGAGCAGGGCATCACCATTGACGTTGCCTACCGCTTTTTCTCGACGCCGAAGCGCAAGTTCATTGTCGCCGATACGCCGGGCCATGAACAATATACACGCAACATGGCAACCGGCGCGTCCACTGCCGATCTTGCCATTGTGCTTGTCGATGCGCGGCAGGGCATTTTGCGGCAGACACGCCGCCACAGTTTCATCGCTTCGCTGCTCGGTATCCGCAATATCGTGCTGGCTATCAACAAGATCGATCTGGTTGACTATTCCGAGGAGATTTTCGACAGGATCGTTGCCGATTATCAGGAGTTTGCCGATAAGCTCGGTTTCCAGTCGATCCAGCCCATTCCGCTGTCGGCGCGCTTTGGCGACAATGTGATATCCGCCTCCGCCAACATACCCTGGTACAAGGGACCGGCGCTGCTTGAGCACCTCGAAAATGTGCCGCTTGCGGATGCGGATGAAGAGCGTCCGTTTCGTTTTCCGGTGCAATATGTCAACCGGCCCAATCTCGATTTCCGCGGTTTTTCCGGCACCATAGCTTCGGGTGTCGTTGCGCCGGGTGATGAGGTTGTCGTAGCCAAATCAGGCAAATCCTCGCGGGTGAAGCGTGTTGTCACGCAGGATGGCGATCTCGACCGTGCGGTTGAAGGGCAGGCGGTAACGCTGGTGCTGGAGGATGAGGTTGAAGTCTCGCGCGGCAATATGCTGGTAGCGCCGGGTGCGCGTCCTGAAGTTGCGGATCAGTTTGCCGCGCATCTCGTCTGGTTCTCCGAACACGCGTTGATTCCGGGCCGCTCCTATATCCTGCGCACGGAAACCGATCAGGCGACGGCGACGATCACGGATCTCAAATACAGAATCGATATCAACAGCTTCGCGCAGGAGGCGGCCAAATCGCTTGACCTCAATGAGGTGGGCGTCGTCAATATTTCGGCGCAGGAGCCGATTGCGTTCGATCCCTATAAGTCGAACCGCTCCACCGGTTCGTTCATTCTCATCGACCGCCTCACCAATGCGACTGTTGGCGCCGGTATGATCGACTTCGGCCTGCGCCGTGCATCCAATGTGCATTGGCAGGCGCTTGATGTCAGCAAGGCCTCGCGCGCCGACCAGAAGAACCAGAAACCCGCGGTGATCTGGTTCACCGGTCTTTCGGGCTCTGGCAAATCGACGGTTGCCAACCTCGTTGAAAAGCGCCTCTCATCACTCGGCAAACACACCTATATTCTTGATGGCGACAATGTGCGCCATGGGCTTAACCGTGACCTTGGCTTCACCGAAGAAGACCGGGTGGAAAACATCCGCCGCGTCGGCGAAGTCGCCAAGCTGATGGTGGATGCGGGCCTGATCGTGCTCGTTTCGTTCATCTCGCCTTTCCGGTCGGAACGCCGCATGGTGCGCGAGCTTCTCGGTGATGGCGAGTTTTTGGAAGTCTTCGTCGATACACCATTCGAGGAATGCGCCCGCCGCGATCCCAAGGGGCTCTATGCAAAAGCCTTGCGCGGCGAGATCAAGAATTTCACCGGCGTCGACTCGCCCTATGAACCGCCAGAAAATCCTGAACTGCACCTGCACACGGTTGGCCGCACGACCGAGGCTCTTGCATCTGAGGTGGAAAAGCTCTTGACCGACCATGGTATTATTTTCAACTACGATCAAAGTTCGTGGTCGATTTAG